The following coding sequences are from one Muntiacus reevesi chromosome 17, mMunRee1.1, whole genome shotgun sequence window:
- the LOC136148268 gene encoding interferon tau-like produces MALVLSLLMALVLASCGSGGSLGCDLSLNHVLAGTEKTLTLLDKMRRLSPRFCLQDRKEFAFPQEMVEGGQLQEAQAISVLHKMLQQSFNLIDTKRFFAASDTTLLEQLCTGLLEQLADMDDCRWQVMGEEDSALGRMDPTEAVTTYFQEIHVFLNEKEYSDCAWDIVSMDIRRAFSVVINQLAR; encoded by the coding sequence ATGGCCCTGGTGCTCTCTCTACTGATGGCCCTGGTGCTGGCCAGCTGTGGCTCTGGAGGATCCCTGGGCTGTGACCTGTCTCTGAACCACGTGCTGGCTGGCACTGAGAAGACCCTCACTCTCCTGGACAAAATGAGGAGGCTCTCCCCTCGCTTCTGTCTGCAGGACAGAAAAGAGTTTGCTTttccccaggagatggtggagggcgGCCAGCTCCAGGAGGCCCAGGCCATCTCTGTGCTCCACAAGATGCTCCAGCAGAGCTTCAACCTCATCGACACAAAGCGCTTCTTTGCTGCCTCGGATACCACCCTCCTGGAGCAGCTCTGCACTGGACTGCTTGAGCAGCTGGCCGATATGGACGACTGCCGGTGGCAGGTGATGGGAGAGGAAGACTCTGCCCTGGGAAGGATGGACCCCACAGAGGCCGTGACAACGTACTTCCAGGAAATCCATGTCTTCCTGAATGAGAAGGAATACAGCGACTGTGCCTGGGACATCGTCAGTATGGATATAAGGAGAGCCTTCTCTGTCGTCATCAACCAGCTTGCAAGATAG